From the genome of Staphylococcus haemolyticus, one region includes:
- a CDS encoding AAA family ATPase encodes MEKRILIIGSPGSGKSTLAHHLHKMYGIPLYHMDIINWIDNKTTISQEELIEQLNQIIAKNTWIIDGNYSDTLPLRLKRATDVIWLKEPRWKCIYRVIKRVIIHNLKRHRIGGNPNTISFEFIKYVWQFPENNNEFIKLQQLKTQDHIKWVISNSSLKNL; translated from the coding sequence ATGGAAAAACGTATTTTAATTATTGGAAGTCCAGGCTCTGGTAAATCGACATTAGCTCATCATTTACATAAAATGTATGGCATACCTTTATATCATATGGATATCATCAATTGGATTGATAACAAAACGACGATTAGTCAAGAAGAATTAATTGAACAGCTTAATCAAATTATTGCTAAAAATACTTGGATTATTGATGGTAATTATTCGGACACACTACCTTTAAGGTTGAAGAGAGCAACTGACGTTATATGGTTAAAAGAACCTAGATGGAAGTGTATTTACCGTGTCATAAAAAGGGTGATTATTCACAATTTGAAACGTCATCGTATTGGGGGTAATCCGAATACAATTAGTTTTGAATTTATAAAATATGTGTGGCAATTTCCTGAAAATAATAATGAATTCATCAAGTTACAACAATTGAAAACGCAAGATCATATTAAATG